One part of the Candidatus Borreliella tachyglossi genome encodes these proteins:
- a CDS encoding type III pantothenate kinase, with protein sequence MNSVDKFQLIIDVGNTSISFASYRLDQIQIFCKLETRHDLNFKEIYEFLKLKFDLRVDKVFISSVVPVIDKVLTNVIVFLYEVDPLFIRFDLDYSLSFNPYKNSRFLLGSDVFANLIGAIEIYNLENALVADLGTACTVFAISRSEGIFGGLINSGPLTNFNALIASAYLLKDFNLAVPKELLGVSTISSVNSGVIYQYKYLIEGVYYELTRNYNKKFNLIITGGNSYLVLPLISVDFIFNMYLTIEGIKILGNSFKRDNF encoded by the coding sequence ATGAATAGCGTTGATAAGTTTCAGTTAATAATCGATGTTGGAAACACAAGTATATCTTTTGCATCATATAGACTTGATCAAATCCAGATATTTTGTAAGCTTGAGACCAGACATGATTTGAATTTTAAGGAGATTTATGAGTTTCTTAAATTGAAATTTGACTTGCGTGTTGATAAAGTATTTATAAGTAGTGTTGTACCAGTGATTGATAAAGTGCTGACTAATGTCATTGTTTTCCTTTATGAGGTGGATCCTTTATTTATTAGATTTGATTTGGATTATAGTTTAAGCTTTAATCCTTATAAGAATAGTCGATTTTTATTGGGCTCAGATGTTTTTGCTAATCTTATTGGAGCCATTGAGATTTATAATCTTGAGAATGCTTTAGTAGCAGATCTTGGAACAGCTTGTACGGTTTTTGCTATTAGTAGGAGCGAAGGCATATTTGGAGGTCTTATTAATAGTGGCCCTTTAACAAATTTTAATGCATTAATTGCGAGTGCATATCTTTTAAAGGATTTTAATCTTGCAGTGCCAAAAGAGTTACTAGGAGTCTCAACTATCTCTAGCGTAAATAGTGGTGTAATATACCAGTATAAGTATTTAATAGAAGGCGTTTATTATGAACTGACGAGGAATTATAATAAAAAATTTAATTTGATAATTACAGGTGGAAATTCTTATTTGGTTTTACCTTTAATAAGTGTAGATTTTATTTTTAATATGTATTTAACCATTGAAGGAATTAAGATTTTAGGGAATTCTTTTAAAAGAGATAATTTTTGA
- a CDS encoding aldo/keto reductase: protein MNNLKEDLKKHSQLILGAWQFGGGYFKKVEEREVQKILRKAYDFGIKNIDTAKVYGHGISEKLIGEFISKDSIRENILLASKCYPMKIEEYKKNFQESLQNLRTDYIDIYYIHWPEENASNLKPIAEFLEEMRHRGKIKYLGVSNFEIQHIESISDVCKIDINQIGYNPLFRNKEDTIIPYCKKNNIAIISYSTLAQGLLARENIKNKTEFDAIRVEKLILFRKEIWPHTLKTLQNIKEIATQNNISTLKLTYAWLKRINLDGFIVGFSKEHHIESNHNAFKQSISDKAYHKMTKILDDFKRYTIQFPNLFDKKI, encoded by the coding sequence ATGAATAATCTTAAAGAAGATCTAAAGAAACACAGCCAACTGATTTTAGGAGCTTGGCAATTTGGTGGCGGATATTTCAAGAAAGTTGAAGAAAGGGAAGTACAAAAAATACTAAGAAAAGCTTATGATTTTGGTATTAAGAATATTGATACTGCAAAAGTTTATGGTCATGGAATTTCAGAAAAATTAATTGGAGAATTTATATCAAAAGATTCAATAAGAGAAAATATTTTACTTGCAAGCAAATGCTATCCAATGAAAATAGAAGAATATAAAAAGAACTTCCAAGAAAGCCTCCAGAATCTCAGAACAGATTACATAGATATTTACTATATACATTGGCCAGAGGAAAATGCTTCTAATTTAAAACCAATAGCAGAATTTCTTGAAGAAATGCGTCATAGGGGAAAAATAAAGTATCTAGGAGTAAGTAACTTTGAAATACAACACATAGAAAGTATAAGCGATGTCTGCAAAATTGATATAAACCAAATAGGATATAATCCCTTATTTAGAAATAAAGAAGACACAATAATACCTTACTGTAAAAAAAATAATATTGCCATTATATCCTATTCAACACTTGCTCAAGGCCTTTTAGCTCGAGAAAATATAAAGAATAAAACCGAGTTTGATGCTATTAGAGTAGAAAAATTAATACTCTTTAGAAAAGAAATTTGGCCACATACTCTTAAAACTCTTCAAAATATTAAAGAAATAGCAACCCAAAATAATATATCAACTTTAAAGTTAACATATGCATGGCTTAAAAGAATTAACTTAGATGGATTCATTGTAGGATTTAGTAAAGAACATCACATAGAATCAAATCACAATGCATTCAAACAAAGTATAAGCGATAAAGCATATCATAAAATGACCAAAATTTTAGATGATTTCAAACGATACACAATCCAATTTCCGAACCTATTTGACAAAAAAATTTAA